The segment CACGTGTCGTAAAGTGAGACTCTGAAGCTAATCATCATATTCAGAAACTTTATATTAAACTATAGAAGAACGTAACAGACAACCTAGGGAGGATGGGACGGGAATAATATGGTTGAGGAAGATCTGGATTTCTTCACCTACCCAGACAATCTATAGACCGTTGATATTATTGTAGTTTCAAAATCGACTAGAACATTAATTATGTGGCAAAACTGGAAGCACACCAGACGATGAGTCATAAGTTTTGTGGCCAAACTATTACGCATAATTTGACAAACGAATTTATACAAAAAGACATGACAACTCAGActcacaaaattaaaatattaaaaaaatcttattgtTGTTGAAGTTTTGTTGGTAGACGTAACATACGTTACAAATCCCTAGGATATAAATAGAGCTCGTTGAATAAAATCAGTATAGAGAAACAAAGCtcaacaacaagaaaaaaaaacaaatatggcAATGAAGATCATCAAGAATCATGTAAGATCGATAAGTTTACCTTCAAGATCTCATCCCAGCACTGCAGCGATTGAGGAATCGCTAGACAAATTTCTTATCACTATGAACACGAAGACAGTAACGTCATCTGAATCGGTTAACTCCGGTTTAGTGGGGTTGGAGGATCTGTACGAGTGTACGGAGGAGTGTCTGAAGATGGGTTCCACACGAAATGTGCTGTCGTTTAAtgctgagaggaagaagatgaagggaGAGTTTATGGAGGAAATGCTTGATGGGTCGTTGAGGCTAATGGATATATGCAACGCCTCAAGAGATCTCATGGTTGAGACTCATGAGCATGTTCTTGGTCTTCAAATTTGCGCTAGGAGAAGGCAATATGTCGACTTCTCGGACTATGTCGGGTTTAGGAAGAACATGAAGAAAGAAGCGAGAA is part of the Brassica rapa cultivar Chiifu-401-42 chromosome A09, CAAS_Brap_v3.01, whole genome shotgun sequence genome and harbors:
- the LOC103837821 gene encoding uncharacterized protein LOC103837821; the encoded protein is MAMKIIKNHVRSISLPSRSHPSTAAIEESLDKFLITMNTKTVTSSESVNSGLVGLEDLYECTEECLKMGSTRNVLSFNAERKKMKGEFMEEMLDGSLRLMDICNASRDLMVETHEHVLGLQICARRRQYVDFSDYVGFRKNMKKEARKLLGSLKNINVGLVMRDNDLDQDRDVHFLAVNHAMRRVVSMTVSALKSFLEFLSGRENGNDIRSKLALVLMKKKFHDYDKIVKNELDDVDSAISGDSCSQEELHRKLEDLEVWTGRFEKSLEGLFRRLIRTRTSLLNIISQ